ACCAGCCATATTAATGGAGAAGTTGATCTCTAAAAGTATGCCAAGCTCCTAAACTATGTATGTTATACAAATTTAGGTCAAAAGGAATGAGAATTTAAGCGAATAAAATCGGTTTTAAACGCACTTTTTTAATTGACTTTTTACTTAGGTACTTAAAATCGAATTATTTAACTTCAAATATAATGTCGGTGTTCTTAAAGGTGTGTTTGCagctattttataaaaaacctTTCTATCAATATGAACTTCTAAAAAATCTTGAgcttaaaaacataaaaaaaacgatttattaaaaatataaacattctTCTTTCTcagtcttaaaaaaatatatttcgctTAAAATTTCGTTTAAAACTACACAAAGAATTATTAAAACGcgctttaaaaatagttttgcaaACGAAGAAAAGTTTTTCCCATAGAAGTCGCCAAACAAGCTGCCACAATATAAACCCTTTTTGACGTCGATTTCACATCCCATCCGAACGTGAAATGCAATTGCATTTGCAGTTCCCTTTGGCAAAACACACAAGCCGTAGAGGcagaatgaaaaaaaaaccgagaGCTAAGGATATTGTTTACCAAAGTTATCGTTGGCTGCGCATCGCTAACAAAGTACAGTGGTGGCAGCGTGACCAATGACAGCCATGTTTCCTGCATCAAGTGTGGTACAAAGTTGTCGCTCGATGCATCCCAGTCTGATCCATCCCCCCCCCCctccatccccatccccatccccaccCCCATCCCATCGAGCTACACACAATTCTGGCCACGTTTCCTCGTTCTATTTCTTTTGCCCAACTGCAAAGGCTCATTGGCTTTTGGCTGACACTCggaaaaaattgtaaactttcttcatagctttgtaTGTTTATCAAAATTAAGTATCCTTATATTTGTGACCATTTGGTCTTAAATTCAAAGAGCAAGAGGGTGTCCCTTAGAACTGATATTAATGAATAaactattaatatatattttaaaaatagtatgaGTAGGAACTACACCTTTAGTTACGtaaagctttaaatttcattttgtaaaattgCTTATATCTTAAGACCAGGATttaaacaatcaaaaatcaataGAGAGCTTTCGACGCATGCCtatgatatttttatactaAAAGACCTTTTAGCAACTCAACtgagtttattttttactacaaaaagaatacaaaaaaaaaagcgaaatagTAAAGTCGAATCAAATATGTACTGTGTACGCTTTGTGTGTGGGTTTTTGTTTGGTGGCCGCCTGCGGCTGGCAAAACGACAAAATGTATGCTATGTTCCGGCTGAATTGCAGATTTTCATCCTCCGGCACCACGTTCTTTACGCACACACTCACGCGGCGTCAGAGTCGCTTATTCCGTGCGCCTTAATGTGCAAAAGGGGGGGATTCCCCTTTCTCGTAGATTTCACTTTGTTTGGGCGAGGGAACTGCGCGGCGCCAAGGAACAGTGTTTTGCCATTTGGTCGCATATGGCTAATGGAAAGGGGCACACACCTGGCATTGGCTGGGGGATTATCCGAGCAGTTTCCCGACATACTTTCGGGATCATAtctaaattgaaaaagttatCGGTGCCGTGTGTCAAATGTGTCGCTGTCGccttttatttacattttattttcatggCAAACGTGAGCCGCGCTGGATAATCGATTCAAATCGATGTGCCAGCCGAAATCCGTTCACAATACGTTGAAATTTCGATGACAGCATGCTGTCCTGCaagcaataaacaaaaataatgtgGCCTGCTTGAAGGCGCGCTacataaattataacattaaaGACACCCGAAAGGcataaaatcttatttattCGCCGAAAATCGCTGCGTCGGACTTTCCCTCACCGATAATTCCCAGTCATAAATTAGGTAAACAGAAGTTAGAGCCTGTTAAATATGGGGGCTCGATAAGCGGGTTTTgggatgaaattaaaaactgtcAGTGCTTAGATATTATCCGGTCAAAATAGAACCCCCCAATGACTGTTCAATCTGTTGACTGGGTGCCTCAAACTTTGGCCACGAATATTCTCCGGATGGAGCGTACGTACGTATTGATGCCCTCTCATGTGAAATAATTGCCGTAGTTGTCCATTAGCATTCAATAATTCATGGCTGCGTGTCTGGTTCCATGCAGATGTGTGCTTGTGAGCCCAACAAAAGTCAAAACTGTGTTGGCGTTGTGGCTATTCGCTTGAGCAATCAGGCACACTGTGTGAACCCGATTAGCTCTCGATACAGCCTTGCAATGATACCCCAGCAATGTTTGGTGTTCACTTCGATTATCATTGCAAAGATAATGAGGTCAAATGAAGTAATAGCTTGCAGTTGATTGATAATCCTGACTTGCTGATTGATAATCTCCTGAACACAAATCAGATACAGGTGATGAATGGTACACAGGCCACGAAAACGTATACTTCATACAGAGATTAAGAAGAAATTAACTGAATGTTTTACTTGATTTTAAGTGGATTGAAAAGCGTTGGTgcgaataaaataaatttagtaaatcacttaaacaaaaattggacaatgtaacttaaaatattattaatttattgttgaggcaggcatttttaattatttttaatttaagagacTAACCTGTTCAATGTTCTTTATGTCAGTTCTCAAATGTATAGTTTTatgacataaaaataaaacacatttacaGTTTCCTTGTcttaaaattccattttatttttctgaatgaactttaatttacattattcttgtttttaatttattactaaaatttcataaatttgtttattcaaCTTTTCACACATACCATTTTAAGTTAgctaatattttgttttcaaaaaagcATTCAAGCAAATACTTTTTAtgcctaaaataaaatatacttgACAGGAACCAAAATTGCCAATACacataaaattgtttgttgttgtgtaaaatttgtaaataaattaaaatatttgaaagctTGTTTATACATTAATTAAATGAGAAGaatattaaacttattaaaattaaatgaattttatgtaggtttaatgcttttaaactgaTCACAGCAAATTGTTGTAAATACTCAAGAACGAAAACGGAGCAAAGTATAATGGTAAAATGATTTCAACCActctaaattttttaattttgtcttGTAAATTTTTGCTAAACAATTTAGTTTCTATGTATTTACAGAGAGGTTTTTCTCTAATATTTTGCTAAAAAGGATTCCAACTTGGTGATAAAAACTTTACTTTCAAgactgtttttaattatttcattgataacaaaaatatattatagctAGTCACAATAATTGTTAGGCTTATAAACATTTACAGTTTAGCTATAATCTGTTCTTCTTCGAATTCACAAAATGTTTCCTTCTTCTTCAACGAAATTTCTTAACTTTTTACAATTGATTTCATGGACGTGAAAGGAAAGTTGGACTTCTGGCTCTAAATCCTGGCTCGTTCCTTCATTGAGTTCTTCTGggcttttgtgtgtgtgtgtgtgtgtgcgtgggtgTTTTTTGTTGTGGGCTGAAGGATATGAGTTGAtgtttgtgtgtatgtgtggggCGACGTTAGTTGATGCCGAAACGTTGCGCCTAGAAAAGTTTTTCGTTGTTATTAGTTAATGCATGTGAGTGTTGGTGTGTGAgggtatctgtgtgtgtgtgtgtttagtgttgatacatttaaattaaattttaaactaggcaacaaattaaatttgttgagtatttttatttttcctactCTGATGTCGTTCTTGtcttttctattttctttttggcattcTTCATTTCTTACTGCTAAATGAAAGCTCAGTTTTCTTAGCATTTCTCTCATTAAACTTTCACTTCTTAGTTGAGTTTTTGGGGCCTTGGTCCAAAAAGGAATTACTAGTAGTAGATGCTTTGTAGTTGTTCTTGGTCTATCGTCCATAAGTTGCTGGATATGCATTTACATGGATCTTTGGCGGTGCCTTAGACACATTGGGTGCTCGGTTCAAAGAGAGGATTGGCAGACTATATggattaaaagaaaatatttcgttagttctgtaattttgaaatttatctgtttaaaaaaatatacttaaaactctataaatatactatataaagaataataaatttaataaaaaacaaactaaaactaTGAAATAGTAATTCTTATTGAAAAAccacattttataaaaaaaaaaccgatatATACCACTAATTTTTCAtctaagattttttaaatattaaagcttattgattgttttttgtaaaaatgttttgtaaaatgttaatcaccgctaaatactaaaaaaaagagatttaCCGACAACACTTTCCAACCGTTGATATCTAATTATAAGCCTTAATGAAAACAGCCGACCGCTAAGCTTGCGGCCTGAAATCGCTTATATGCAAATTATTGTGTTATTTATTGGTGGCTATGGCTGGCGAACAGAAAATCTCTTTTAattccattttgtttaatttggcGTAATTTTTGTTATGCATTGTTGTCGAGTTCCGCTTGGATTTGTcttatttttgtatgtattaATTAAccgctttaattaaaattggcactgaagcagcagcaaaatgCGTGAAGGTTGAAAAAAAgctaatttaattgaaatattttactaaaatGTCCCGGCAAATTGAATCGCTTTATGTTTTAGTTGGGCAGCTGTCGGGCTATGGGACATTTTGACGCTTCACTGACGCCATTTAATTGGCCTTTTAGTTAATTGGCCAATTTATATGCACATTTTGATTGCCATTGCAGCTTGGCAATTAGCAAGACCCACGGGTCGGCAATTTTATAAGCACACATTTTATGGGAGGCAAAAATGCCCAAATCGACggtaaagtaaattaaattaaagaccAATAAAACGATAATTAAATTGTacacacaacacaaaaaattatgttacaTATTAGGCCAATAATGTACTAATATGGATTTTATAACCACAACTTACcgtttttaatatctgaatTGGGAACGTGGTTTCGTGGCTCgcagcatttaaaataaaataaatcgttTAAAGGTGAGTCAAAATCTAAAAACGAGCTACGTTCACAACAATTTCTGGTCTTATACATATTCTTAATCGTTTACATTCTAGTTGGATCAACGTTCTTAGTCCTAGATACAACTATGATACGAGCACTTAGCCATCTATGTACAACATTAACTTAGCACCTAACACCTCCTAGAATCTGACATAACTAAAGTCGTTGGGATTTGTGGCCATTTGTGGGGCCGACCCGCTTACCTCCTCCTCCATGGCAGTGGCGTACATATGCGGCGATACGTTCTTCTCGAGACTGAAGTGATCCTCCGTCGTCTTGTGGTAGACGGGATTCTCGAAGTTTATCGAGTTCACCGCCCGCGTGCATCGTCGGTATAGAACAAAGATGGTCTGTAATTGTTGTTAAAGTTCGTTagttaattgtttgtttaattcaAATTGTAGTAGACTTACGGAAGCTAGTACGGCGGTACTGGTTAGACTGGCTATCACAATCAAGGCTACTTGGCCGTAGTCCTTTTCTGTCTTTTGGGCAGACCCATCAGCTTTGTCACTAACGACTGTGCCATTTACGCCAACTTTCTCTTCAACTGTTTGTGAGAAATATACAcagaaaaatcataaatttagaaaacatGGTTTATAACATTACAAAAATTGGACCGACACAAATATTCATATAAACATTGTTAATGAAAATgtatattggtttttaaaaattgaaaattagttCCAGTATCCATGTTAGGGCGAGCGATAAATTGATGAGAAGTGTATTGTTTACTGATAATAAAGACACATATGTTTATAAAGGAAGGTCctaagtaaaataaacaatttttaatgaattaacttattaatcaaaattaactTCCTGTAAAACTTTCATAAACTCCTAGTTTAAAGGCAAATTCacacaatattattaaaatatgccTTTACGTGCTCTTCTGCGTTCTCCCATAATTTCATAATTCCTATGgccaaatataattaaaatgttgtctTTCTGGGCGCTTGGAGCTTGGCATTGGGCAAAAAAAAGCAGAGAAGTCGCCCACGACGACTACATCCCGTGGCGAATGTTTCCGCCTATGGGGTTTCCCTGGTTTTGCTGTTGGCTTCTGTGCGTTTGTACTCTCTGCCTTTTGCTGTTGTGGTGGCAGGAAGTTGTAGGATTTTTCCGCTGTCATCATAAttcgtttttatatttttccgtTTAGAATTTGTTCAACAGCAGAAAAAAGCGCACAAAGTTAAGCGCGGGAGGCGCGCGTTCGTCTGGCAAGGGATATGGCGCGCTTTTAGCGCGTCCTCAAGTTTCGTCCAATTCCACCCGCGGAATAAATCCCAGTTTCCCTTCCAAATGTTCCCACTTCTgttgtttatattaatttttgcccTACGAATATTCAAAACGAGGACTTTTAGATTTGGACAAAAGAGCATGTGGCAGAGAATTATCATTAAAAGTTCATAGCGGCAACAGATGTGCGGCATTGATTCGGGCGTTAAGATgctgcaaatttattttggcgGCATTAACAGACAGTCGAATGGCAGGACAAGCATCTGAAAAGTTGCACGTTGCCTGGcatattaatttcttttggtttaAGTGTGTGGCTGTTTATCTTCACTGAGGCGAAAGCGCCAGCAAATTGCCAGCAGCTGTTGCTTTATTTTCCTATAACTTTTTAGGGGCagctaaacaattttttgttttaggtcTTGGTTATCATTTCACTAAAGCTTagaatgtatttattttcagtataTTTTTCAGCccaacattgtttttaaaacacaattttcTGTGTTTgctaagaaatttaaatgataattGCTTTATCTATTTATCTAAGATCCTGTTTTTATCCATTTTGAaaagataaatttatttctttagaAAATTGCTTTACCAAATTAGCATTTGCTCTTCGGTAACTGCCAGTTTTATGCTTGCCTAGAAATGTCATATATTATTGCTCACTTTTAATCTATACGAAATGCAATTTCCGTGcttcactcacacacacacacacactcacacacaccgACGTGCAAACATTCGGATATATAACAGAGAGTTATGCCTCATCGCCCATTTGTATAATCCCGCACATGTGCTCTCATATTTATTTCGGAACTCCAACTCAGGATAACGCATAGCAGGTGCTCAGAACCCCTCGATCCCCGGCACCGGAAGTGCCATAAAAAGTACGACAAAATGGCTGCCGTGCCACAAATTTCCTTcccaaatgaaataaaaacgcATAAAATATGTTCCGTCACCTGTTTTGGGTTCCGAGAGGGGATGAAAACAGATTagataaccaaaaaaaaaagttgcaaagttgtataaaacaacaaaaaacagagGAAGTCAAAAATGGTGTGGcatgcaaataaacaaaatggcgGCTTTTCTGCCATGTTTTTGATCTTTTTTGACCCCCCCTTCCATTGTTGTCTTCACATCGGAGGCAATATGCAGTAAAGTTAGAGGCGTGCAATAACAATTGCCGGACTGACCGAAGTGCAGGCAAATGAAAGTCATAAAATGCTgcaaggagcagcagcagctgttcACCCAGTTCTCCTCACTGCCTTTTCCTCGGATTTTCCCCGATTTTCTCCGCTTTTTCCCGCAGTGAGCTCCGTTTTATGTGGTTGGCTATTAAAAACGCAGTCGTTACTTCGACGGCTCAAAGTTTATGGTTACTGGGGGTCTGTCCAACCGGATTGCACTGCCCTACTCTGTATGTCTCTGGGGTATTTGCGAAACTTTGCCTGCGCTTAATTAAGCAATTTGAAGTGGGCAGAGATGGCCATAGAAAAAGTAGCACAAACCGCTAATTGAAATTGCAGTTATGCTGGCGGGACGGACGTCATCATCATTGGCCGGGCTGAACCATCTAATTGAAATGGTCCCTAACTAGTTTATAGTTATTTACTGACCCGCGCCTCTGCAAACTTGGTCCGGGCCCACTTTGTTAAAGCCCCCGTTGTCGTCATTCTTTGGCCGCAAGTGTGTTGCAGCTTCTTTAGAGTCCTCGACCTTCGAACCCGCGACTCGTCTGCAAAGTCCGCCACTGTGACTTCTTTAAATTCTCGTAATTAGGCACAATTGTGTGGGCTTCTCGCTAAGTTTTTCCAGGAAACTTGATTACACCCCGCAGGCATGACAACGTTTTTCAAGCGTCCGGAAGTTTGCCCACTTTTCACTTATAAGCCGGCCAGGCAACTGAAGAGGATAACGACTGGCAttggttaaaattaaaaaaaataagaaaaggggatttattttgtattttgtgaGGGCGGCTAATTTGCTTCTCTAATTGCGTTCCATAATAGGTACTCGGAAACGTTTAAATAATTCACAGAATTTTAAAGTGATAAGAACTTTGTTTGAAGTTACCGAATCAccttattttaatgtttgatTTGTATCAAATGCACatggaaaacaacaaaaactgtATCCCAAAGGCGTTTTCCGGTCGttcaaaatttaagaatttcttTTGTGCGCAAGGATCCACTATATTGGCCTTGTTTATTCCCCAGAATAAAGCTGGCATAAATTCGGTTGCCACAGTAAAATATCTTTCTTTATGCCGCTTGGCCTGAGTTTTAATATTGGAACGCTGAACAATTTCAAGTTTAAATTGATCAAAGAGCTATTGTTGAATGTcggtttattaaaaataatgatacGGCTTTTAGATATGGCAACcaaaattcttatttaaatcaatagtTACGAAACGGATGAAAACGGCACTGGGTGCAGCAGACACAACACACACTGAAAACAGGGGGAAGTGGGCTTTGTGGTCCGGTACATTTTTAGGTATGTGACACCGGCCAGCCAGATGGGAGTAATTCACTTTTGCAAATATGTCGCCCAAAACGTCGACAGTTCGAGGTGTTGACACTGCCAATTTGCTGGGAGGATGAAgatgatgatgctgatgacgatgacgatagTAGCGCTGGCGATGACGAATTTCTGGTTAAACTATTTGCCATGCTCCATATCACTCGGTGTGTTGCTTAtgtacaatttaatttcatgGCGATTTGTTGACGACTGCCGCTGAAATGTCCTTCCTGCTGCCGTTGCGGTTGTCAGCCGTTCATCATTCCGTTCCCATCCGAATCCATGTCACTCTGTCAGAGAGCAGTTCGCAAATTGCACGGAGAAATTCGCTCGGATCCGAGTCCAGGAGTCCCGACCCGGGTAAAAGCTGGATATAAGTCGGCCGGGGGAATCGGAGGGCGACTGGGTGGTCCTGTTGCCATTAAACATGTCACCAATGCTTCCCTTTTGTGGTTTTTGCACTGTGTGTGAACCcgatatttatgttttacGCTCCGCATTTGGCATGACTATTTGGGCCAGACttcgtgtgtgtttgtgtatgcATTTTGAGTGATTACGTCGATATCATTGATGTTGAttaatgatgatgacgacgatggCTATATGTTTGCGGAAATGTTGCTCTAGAAATTGTCGCATAAAATGCCAACCAAAATTAATACAACAAGAAATGCAGGTAAAAAATATGTTCACAGGGACATAAGCACTCTTGAAGCAAATGTTCTTATATAAATCCAACACCAGTTCTCCTTTAACCCTTTCAAATTCCTAGTACCCAATTGCTTTACGTTAGGGTTCGTAAAAATCTCtcactttaaaatttgttaaagccttaaacaacttaattttgtttaccaGACATATAAGCACGATTTTGTTTAAGGTGCTTTTAAtcgaatacattttttgttaaaaaaaaaaaaaactttcttgaagtttttaataaaccGTGAGGCtctgatttgatttttatttttaaatgtatttttttatttttaagattttgagATATTTTACGAACCCCGCTTAACCCTAAAAAACCACCACCATAGTTTTAATAGAAAAGTGTCGCATACCCGGCGCTTCACTGTGCGCATCTTGAGGTAGTTTTGGGGTTAAAATGGACGACTGGTTGGTCGTCCGATGGATCGGTGCAGTGGGACGCACACTTGGGATACGCGCTACAAACAAAAggtaattttattgaaataatgaGATCCGAAAAGGTGAAAATGCAATTGAATGAAATGCGCAGTGCAGTGGACCACTCAAAAGGCCGCAACCGCAACAGAGAAGCGTTCTGTATCGCCACGCTTCTGTTGGCCGCCTTTGGTCAGCTCAACCGCAAAACACGACCATCGAGGCGGACAGCTCGAATGCAATTACGAAGCCCCCCCCTGAAATTCCCATAGAGTGTAGTAAAAAATCTACTTACGATCTTCCACACACATGAGGCCGTCGGCCATCAGCTTCAGACCCGTTGGACAGGCGCAGGATATGCGGGGACTCCTCTCGTTAATCCTGGGAGCTGGCAGGCAGAGATGGGAGCAGTGGCCGTTGACCGACTGGCAGTGGTTCACACCATCGGGTTGGCGGTACGGGTGGTACACATGCACCACCATGGGATGTTCCAACTGCAACGAAAAAGttatcttaatttattaaatttgttaaaatgttatattattgttaattGGTTCCACACTTTGTCCAAAGGcttaatctttatttttaaatgttttacaaaagtATTCATTACACAggcattttcaatttcttgaaatatttcaaCGACCGATAAGAATGGGCAATTTCcgagttttttaacataagcTTGACATCCTgttttttttcgattaaaCAGACGCAAAGTTCATACAATAAACTGGCACAAACAAGTAAATTAAGTCGGTTTCACAATATTCAGATTGTCTGCTTTAATCAGAGCTTGGCTTGACATTGAAATCGGAAATtcacataaatacatataatacattttaaataataattctaTCAGTATTATgacatttaattcaaattcatttcactgaaacttataatattaaatggtttcatttttacatatttctaTACagtaataaaattcaatttatatattattattcaaaatgcAATAAgttcttatttaaaaacaacattatttTGAAGTAGACTTACCATATGTGTTGCGGTGACAGCCTCAACATCTTCTCCATTGAACTTGTTGGCCTTGAAGACGGCCTGTTTGTCCCAGTCGGTCCAGTAGACGTAGTCCTCGAAGGTGGTGATCGAGAAGGGATGTCGCAGGTATTCGGCGGAGTAAAGAATCTGACGCCTTTGCGAGCCATCGTAGTTGGCCGATGAAATGGAGTTCAACTTGCCGTCCACCCAGTAGAGGCGTTTAAGAACCAGGTCCAGGGTGATGCCGTTAGGCCACTTGACATCGTAGCTGATGATGGCGGTGCGATGGGAGCCGTCCATGCCCGCCCTTTCGATGCGAGGAGAGGCGCCCCAGTCGGACCAGTACATCCAGCCATCGATGGGATCCAGGGCGATGGAGCGCGGAATGTCCAGCGCGTCCTTCACCAGGACCTTGCCCATGCTGCCCTCGAAGTTGGTCAGTTCGATGGTGCATTTGTTGGTATCCGTGTAGTAGACGTGGTTGTAGATCCAGTCCACAGCCAGGCCATCCGAGGTCACCGAGGATTTGGTCAGCACCACTGTCTTATCGCTGCCCTCGTCTATTGGCGCCTTATATATACTCTGCGTGGTCACATCACTCCAGAAGATCATCCCCGTGCGGAAGACAAAGTCCAGGGCAGTGGCTGACTTTGTACTATTCACTATGGAAGTCATTTCCGGGCGATCGAGTGCTATCTTCCGGATGTCGTGCCGTCTGGCCAAGAGCAGCGAGGCATGTCCTTCGCTGGCCTTGCACCTGGTGTGGTTCTTCAGGACCCTCATGTAGCCCGCCTCGCACTCGCACTTGAAGGCTCCGATCTCATTGACGCACCGTTGGGAGCAAACGCCTTGGGTCTCGCACTCATCGATGTCCACGCAGGTGCGATTGTCGGCGGCCAGTTTGTAGCCATCGTGGCACTCGCAGCGGAAACCCACCTCCATGTCCACACACTGGTGCATGCAGCCGCCGTTGCCTTTGGAGCACTCATTGATGCTGCACTTGCCAGCGGGCTCGTCCTCGCCATTCGGACAGTCCTTCCTCTGGTCACAGACCTTGGACCGCGGAATGCACTGGCCACCGCCGCAATCGAACTCGCTGGATGCATTGCAGCCCCTCATCGGTGCACTAATGTTGCACGTCTTCTCATCACTGCCATCCGCACAGTCCCTGTCCCCGTTGCAGATCAAGTGGCCGGGGATGCAGCTGCGATCGTCGCACTGGAACTGATCTGGACGACAGGACACGTTCGCGCACTTCTCCTGTGACTCGTCCTCGCCATCTTCACAATCTGCCTCGCCGTCGCACACCCACGACGGGTGCAGGCAGGTGATGCGATCCGAGCACTGGAACTCGGACGCATGGCAGAAACTCAAGCGACGAGTATGACAGTTTTGCTAAAGAGGGGAGAAAAAAGGATAAAATTGCGAGTTTAGTTTCAGGATTTTACTCCGATTCCAATTTAATAGtcatatataaaattaaaatgtctttatcatttaaaatgctttaattttggcaatgTTGTCTATTAACAGGAATGTCCTTGGAGAAAGGATCTCTGCGCGTGACGAGGATAAGGGATGTTAACTTTACTGCAGCTACAACAGTTTGCTTTTCTTGTTAAGTGCCAACCAAATATTCAGACAGCTAAGCCCGGTTCACAAACGCACACAGCAGCACACACAAGCTCTTATGCACCAGCACGCACACATACACTTGTACACATATTTTTACAGGTCCCTGTGGCCAATGCCTGCATTTTttgtgttgcatacttttaggagATGCCAGAAAGCATTTTCCGAACTTTATACGCTATGTGAAAACAAGTATATCCGactaatgtatttatttatgtagCTTTGGTgcttatgaaaaaaattgttttaagtttataatcCGTTGTATAACTgatttaaagtgttttattaTCCGTTGTTTAaccatattttaatatttaattaaatcaaaaacttgtgtttttaattcttGTGGTAATAATTGATAGAagtttataaacaattttcaaatatcttttaaataaatccttTGAAGAACATCAAAGATGCGGTTTGTTTCGATAGTTTCCAGTCTGTTTTTATTGCTA
This genomic window from Drosophila gunungcola strain Sukarami chromosome 3R, Dgunungcola_SK_2, whole genome shotgun sequence contains:
- the LOC128252089 gene encoding low-density lipoprotein receptor isoform X7, translating into MGPIRSFVGCSVLLLITGLIPQQAFSLSEIESTCSQEQFRCSTGKCIPQRWVCDRENDCADGSDEAATRCRGRCSFSMVMCKNGEQCVHKEFICDGDEDCRDGSDEFECANRTCRSDEFTCGNGRCIQNRFKCDDDDDCGDGSDEKECGERPKCTQESFTCPTGTCIPKEWVCDGDSDCAGGADEQNCHTRRLSFCHASEFQCSDRITCLHPSWVCDGEADCEDGEDESQEKCANVSCRPDQFQCDDRSCIPGHLICNGDRDCADGSDEKTCNISAPMRGCNASSEFDCGGGQCIPRSKVCDQRKDCPNGEDEPAGKCSINECSKGNGGCMHQCVDMEVGFRCECHDGYKLAADNRTCVDIDECETQGVCSQRCVNEIGAFKCECEAGYMRVLKNHTRCKASEGHASLLLARRHDIRKIALDRPEMTSIVNSTKSATALDFVFRTGMIFWSDVTTQSIYKAPIDEGSDKTVVLTKSSVTSDGLAVDWIYNHVYYTDTNKCTIELTNFEGSMGKVLVKDALDIPRSIALDPIDGWMYWSDWGASPRIERAGMDGSHRTAIISYDVKWPNGITLDLVLKRLYWVDGKLNSISSANYDGSQRRQILYSAEYLRHPFSITTFEDYVYWTDWDKQAVFKANKFNGEDVEAVTATHMLEHPMVVHVYHPYRQPDGVNHCQSVNGHCSHLCLPAPRINERSPRISCACPTGLKLMADGLMCVEDPRIPSVRPTAPIHRTTNQSSILTPKLPQDAHSEAPVEEKVGVNGTVVSDKADGSAQKTEKDYGQVALIVIASLTSTAVLASTIFVLYRRCTRAVNSINFENPVYHKTTEDHFSLEKNVSPHMYATAMEEESANPLFEPSTQCV
- the LOC128252089 gene encoding low-density lipoprotein receptor isoform X6, which gives rise to MGPIRSFVGCSVLLLITGLIPQQAFSLSEIESTCSQEQFRCSTGKCIPQRWVCDRENDCADGSDEAATRCRSQTCSPEQFACKSGEGECIPLAWMCDQNRDCRDGSDEAQCNRTCRSDEFTCGNGRCIQNRFKCDDDDDCGDGSDEKECGERPKCTQESFTCPTGTCIPKEWVCDGDSDCAGGADEQNCHTRRLSFCHASEFQCSDRITCLHPSWVCDGEADCEDGEDESQEKCANVSCRPDQFQCDDRSCIPGHLICNGDRDCADGSDEKTCNISAPMRGCNASSEFDCGGGQCIPRSKVCDQRKDCPNGEDEPAGKCSINECSKGNGGCMHQCVDMEVGFRCECHDGYKLAADNRTCVDIDECETQGVCSQRCVNEIGAFKCECEAGYMRVLKNHTRCKASEGHASLLLARRHDIRKIALDRPEMTSIVNSTKSATALDFVFRTGMIFWSDVTTQSIYKAPIDEGSDKTVVLTKSSVTSDGLAVDWIYNHVYYTDTNKCTIELTNFEGSMGKVLVKDALDIPRSIALDPIDGWMYWSDWGASPRIERAGMDGSHRTAIISYDVKWPNGITLDLVLKRLYWVDGKLNSISSANYDGSQRRQILYSAEYLRHPFSITTFEDYVYWTDWDKQAVFKANKFNGEDVEAVTATHMLEHPMVVHVYHPYRQPDGVNHCQSVNGHCSHLCLPAPRINERSPRISCACPTGLKLMADGLMCVEDPRIPSVRPTAPIHRTTNQSSILTPKLPQDAHSEAPVEEKVGVNGTVVSDKADGSAQKTEKDYGQVALIVIASLTSTAVLASTIFVLYRRCTRAVNSINFENPVYHKTTEDHFSLEKNVSPHMYATAMEEESANPLFEPSTQCV